TAACGCGCACGACCGCAATCGCCGCCGGCGGAACCCCGCTCGACAGCGCAAATATCGTATCATTTTCAATATCTTCGATCAGCTCTTCCGGCTCCGCGCCGGCTTGTCGGCATCATCATCCTTGTCGGCGGACTTCCCGGCCCCGCCCATCAGCCCGCCACCGAACTGCCCGAGCAACGACTGGACGAGCCCGAGCCCGCTTTCGCCCATCGGCACCCAGCTCTTAACCATCGTCTGGACCATGTCGGGGGTGATCCCCTTGGCCATCAACTCCTTGACCCGGCTCAGATAAATATCGTGCAGCGGCTCGAGGTCGGGAAGGCCGACCAGCCGCCGCGCCTCTTCGGGGGTGCAATCGATCTCGATATTGAACTTCATCGCCTGTCTCCACCCCGAAATGCCGGTTAGCCGCTTGAGCCCTGCTCCGCGCGCCGCTAGCTTCGCGCTTTCACCGCCAAGAAGCAAGAGTCAGGAGAGCTCCCCATGTCAGACACGCCCGCGACGAACACCACCATCCCCGCGCTCGACGGCGAGGGCGATATCCCGGCCTATGTCGCGCGTCCCGATGCGGACAGCTCGCGTGCGATCATCGTCATTCCCGAGATTTTCGGCGTCAACGCCGGCATCCGCAAGAAGTGCGACGACTGGGCGGC
The Sphingopyxis macrogoltabida genome window above contains:
- a CDS encoding DUF6489 family protein, with product MKFNIEIDCTPEEARRLVGLPDLEPLHDIYLSRVKELMAKGITPDMVQTMVKSWVPMGESGLGLVQSLLGQFGGGLMGGAGKSADKDDDADKPARSRKS